The stretch of DNA CACCAGGTTCTCCACACAGCTCTTGAACAGAGGCTCCGGCTCCTGGGACACAAAACAATAGAGTCCAGTGAGAGAGAGTATGGGACAGAGTAGATACAATCTAAAAATGTGTCGATATCGACCGTGTATGTTTACCCTGGCAGGGTGATTACTGAGTGACACCTGTTCTTATTGACTGAAACGATGCGGTTACCTTGTGCTCCAGTTGTCTCTGTTTCTCCACAGCCTCATCCACACTCAGGCCAACCCACTCAGCCTCCTCTGCAGGGATCTCAAACTGCTGCTGGGGGCAAGGGAAGAGGGGCGAGgacagaatgagagggagagataatgtAATGAGATCTTTTAACTATCTACAGACTGACTTTATGAACTCCTGCATCATCTCCTATAGCAACTTGATGAACggtcaaaacaaaaaaaagtatgttgatacttcaaactgtcatggtccaaaacATAACGAACCCACTTTGTACTTGGTGTAGATGTTCTCCCTCTTGGCAGGGTCCTCTGGGTAGAGCTGGGTGTCTTTAAAGGCCAGCCTCAGGAGCATGGCCCGCCTCAGGTCCATTCCTAGCTTGGAGTTCAGGTCCTCCTTTGGTGTCTGGAAGAGAATCAAATCAAGTCACTGGATGATGAAACCCATGTTAAGTATCATCTTCTCAAAACACTGCATGTTGGGGAATTTACATATATTCACACACAATAGCTAAAGATGACAAcatgcagcctcctctctctcaccctcaggATGTAGTAGTCAAAGCCGTAGGCAGCATCAATGAGGTCTAGTGCGCGAGCCGTTACGGTGATGGTGAATTTGTGGTTGAGGATCTCACTGTACAACTCTCTGGTGAACAGCTGTGGCTTCCAGACTCTTTCCAGCCTGGTGGAGAGCTGAAGAAAGAGACATTGTTATGATACATGCTCAGATATAGAATAAAGTGTGTATGTGAATACAGGGAACAAAACAAATGTTAATTAATGCCCTGCATAGTACTCACTTTGTCATTGTTGGCATATCTGAAGCCTGATATCCATCCCTCACCTCCCCATAGGCCATCCTGGGACTCTGGGGGGTAGTAGATGGGGATGGGGACGTCTTGTACCCGCTCCTTGTGCCCTGTTTTGGGGTTGGCCCTGTACTTGATTCCCAGGGCCTTCCAGTGGACCGGGGTGGGCTGCGTGGTCTCCTCCAGAGAGCGGAGGTAGTGTTTGGGGAGGCGGGCATAGATCCCCTGCTTCAGTTTCATGGCTTCCCAGATTTTGGGGGGGTACTTGTGGAGAGGCATGGTCACTGAGCTGGTGTTGACACACGCCTAGTTAGGGAAACATAAAAATATCATAGGGCAAAGATTAGTCTTATTTACAGGTCCTTTCTTATTTCGTTAAAGGAATATCGTTGCATTTAAATGTGCTTGTGTTAAACTCGTTGTTAGACAACATCAAGGTACGGTCGGtgtagctagctaatttagctatCTATGTTGATGCTGGATTGTCCGGCAGTCAACGGCGAACAATACCACACgttgctagctagatagctagctagataggaCAGCAATGAAGCCATTTATAATAGAATTCCAAAATTGTTGCCAAATACTAGTTTCTACTCAGCTCAAATAGCAATTTACCTTTGAATTGGATAAGCGACAAATTACACCATCAGATGAAGCTTATTCCTCTCCACGTTACTTCATAATCAAGGACATGCACACATTTCCGTAAAAGATGGTTCCGCCCACTCA from Oncorhynchus kisutch isolate 150728-3 linkage group LG15, Okis_V2, whole genome shotgun sequence encodes:
- the mrpl28 gene encoding large ribosomal subunit protein bL28m isoform X2 codes for the protein MPLHKYPPKIWEAMKLKQGIYARLPKHYLRSLEETTQPTPVHWKALGIKYRANPKTGHKERVQDVPIPIYYPPESQDGLWGGEGWISGFRYANNDKLSTRLERVWKPQLFTRELYSEILNHKFTITVTARALDLIDAAYGFDYYILRTPKEDLNSKLGMDLRRAMLLRLAFKDTQLYPEDPAKRENIYTKYKQFEIPAEEAEWVGLSVDEAVEKQRQLEHKEPEPLFKSCVENLVKELAIQKLSEPQLVEKK
- the mrpl28 gene encoding large ribosomal subunit protein bL28m isoform X1; this encodes MPLHKYPPKIWEAMKLKQGIYARLPKHYLRSLEETTQPTPVHWKALGIKYRANPKTGHKERVQDVPIPIYYPPESQDGLWGGEGWISGFRYANNDKLSTRLERVWKPQLFTRELYSEILNHKFTITVTARALDLIDAAYGFDYYILRTPKEDLNSKLGMDLRRAMLLRLAFKDTQLYPEDPAKRENIYTKYKQQFEIPAEEAEWVGLSVDEAVEKQRQLEHKEPEPLFKSCVENLVKELAIQKLSEPQLVEKK